Part of the Bacillus cereus group sp. RP43 genome is shown below.
ACCGTTGAAGGCTCTAGTTCAATTGGAATACGCATACGAGCTGACAACGTCTGTGACGTCTGCTTTCCAAATGTAGACGCAATCGCCTGCAAACTACGTAAATGTTCAACACCAAACTTCTCTGGTCTATTAAAATCATACTCTTGAAATTTATCTTGCTTCCCTGCTTCTTGTGCGAAAGCTGGCATTTCCTCGCCTTCATTCACCGCCTTCAGCAGGGCATCAATTTGCTCTTGGCTTAATTTTTCGCCACTCATGACAATCCCCTTCCCTACCTTTTCAATTCAACGATTTCAACGTACATTTTCCCATTCTTCGTCAAAATCTTTCCGGTTCCAATCTCTTCATTCTCAAGCATAAGACGCACCGTATTTTTCGTTGAATTTTCAAGACGATACAATGTACCTTTCGTAATATGAAGCAGATCTTCAATTTTCTTTTTCGTATTTCCGATTTCAAAATAAATTGTTAACGGAATATCATCTTGTAATTTCAAATCTAGCCAACTCCCATATCATGTTCACAAAAATTTCATGTTCTCTATTTATATAATGAAATTTTCTATTTCGAAACGTCGATATTTAATATTTTTTTAATATATCCTTGCGTTTCTTTAAATGGTGGTACGCCTCCGTACTTTCTCACATTACCAGGACCAGCATTATAAGAAGCAAGCGCCAATACGAGATCACCGTTATTTTTCTTTAAATAACCACTTAACTCTTTCACGCCGCCTTCAATACTTTCAGCTGGTGAAAATGGATTTTTTATACCCATCTCTTTCACATTCGCTGGCATAAGTTGCATAAGCCCCATCGCCCCTGCATGTGACACCGTTTTCGGATTAAAATTAGACTCTACTTCAATCATTTTTTGAATTAACGTTTTCGGAATTCCATATGTATTACTTACGCGATCAATAATATCCTCATACTTACCTTTATTTGAAGAACGTATTTTCTGAATATTATATTTATTCGTTAATCCCCACGTATCAGTAGGCTCATTTTTCGTTTCTGAGAAACGTCGCTCAAACTCTTTTTGTGCAACTTGCACTTCATCTACTTTCTTCGTTTCAGATTTCTCCCCAGGCTTAGCCGCTTCCTCTACTTTATTAATAGGTTCTTCCGGTTTATTAACAACCGTTTCTATTTTCGTAGATTGTACCGGCTGACTCATATCTTCTATTTTTACCGGCTCTTTAGCAACTTTCGTCTCCTTCGCAGGTTCACTCTGCAATTGATCTTGAAAACGACTACTAACGAACGCCTGCGGACTACTTAACTTTTGCTGAATTTGTCCTTTTTTATATGCAAGAACTTCTTTTACTATATTTCCAACTACCATAATATCACCTTTTCGGTAAACAAAGATAATCTAATATTAGAGTTTTTTAAAAAAGTTTGCAATAATCCTTTTAATAATATTTTAATAAAAAAATGAATATATTGTTAAACTGTTATTTTTTTATATTTATTAATTCGAATTTTTAGTTGACACCCATTATAGCAAGGCTTACAATAAATCTCGAAATCGATTTTTTCGCATATTACCGTTTTTCGATTTGCCGAAAAGTCAATATAAAAAAATGGGGGTTCTTAACATGAGAATTAATACAAACATTAATAGCATGCGTACTCAAGAGTACATGCGCCAAAACCAAGCAAAAATGAGTAACGCTATGGACCGTTTATCAAGCGGTAAACGTATCAACAACGCTTCTGACGATGCAGCAGGTCTTGCAATTGCAACTCGTATGCGTTCACGTGAAAGCGGTCTAAACGTAGCTGCTAACAACACACAAGACGGTATTTCTTTAATCCGTACAGCTGATTCAGCGTTAGGTTCTGTATCTAACATCTTACTTCGTATGCGTGACCTTGCTAACCAATCTGCAAACGGTACAAATACATCTGATAACCAAGCTGCAATGCAAAAAGAATTTGCAGAACTACAAAAGCAAATTACTTACATTTCAGAGAACACACAATTTAATGATAAAAACTTATTACAGTCTAATTCATCTATTAAAATTCAAACATTAGACTCTTCAGATGGTAACCAACAAATTGGTATTGATTTAAAATCTGCCTCTTTAAAATCTCTTGGAATCGAAGAATTAGCAATTGGTGCTTCTGCTAATCCACTTGCTAAAGCTACTGTTGAAGCAAGCGAAGCTTATGACAAAGCTAAAGCTGATACTGCTGCTTTTAAAACATCAATCGACACATTAGCTAATGGCGCTCCAGGTGCTGAGAAAGATGCGGCACTTTTAGTTAAAGCTTATATTGAAGCTGCACCTGCTGATAAAGCTAATAAAAAAGTTGATATGGATGCTGTTGATGCTGCTAAAAAATTAGGTGCACAATTTGACACTCTAGAAGCGGCTGAAAATGGTAAAAAAGCTGAACTTACTATGGCTACAGCTAAATCAGCAGCTGATACTACAGCTACAGGATTAGTTAACGCGTATGATGATGCTAAAAGATTAGCTATGGCTAACACTAAAGCTGAAGCATACCTTGAAGCTAAAATGGCTTATGAAAAAGACACAAGTAATGTAGCTAATAAACAAAAATTAGATACTACTAAAGAAGCAATGGAAAAAGATCCAGCTTCTAAAGACTTAGTTGTAAAATTAGATGCCGCTAAAGCCGCTGCTACAAATGGTACTCCATTAGATGCGGTAAGTAAAATTGATGCTGCATTAAAAACAGTTGCTGACAACCGTGCAACTCTAGGTGCTACATTAAACCGTCTTGACTTTAACGTAAACAACCTTAAGAGCCAATCTGCTAGCATGGCTTCAGCTGCTTCTCAAATCGAAGACGCTGACATGGCGAAAGAAATGTCTGAAATGACTAAGTTCAAAATCTTGAACGAAGCTGGTATCAGCATGCTTTCTCAAGCAAACCAAACTCCACAAATGGTTTCTAAATTATTACAATAAGCCATTTGAGTTAGTTTCAAAAATAAACCTCTCTGCTTGCGGAGAGGTTTATTTTTTCTATATAGATGAATTATTTGTAAAACCTTTCTTTTTTTAGGTGGAAGAGAGCATCAGCGATGCGTGGAAACGGTCAGTGCCTATTTCTATCCCCTCCCATGTTAAAACACAAACATGAAATGAGCATAGGTCCCTTTTCTTTTCATAACCGTTTTTGGGCATTAAGACCATATATAAATAAGGAGTGTCTATTATGCGTATTGGCACGAATGTTTTGAGCTTGAATGCTAGGCAGTCGTTGTATGAGAATGAGAAACGTATGAATGTTGCAATGGAGCGTTTAGCAACTGGTAAGAAGCTAAATAATGCTTCTGGTAATCCCGCTAATATTGCGATTGTGACTCGTATGCATGCGAGAGCGAGTGGTATGCGCGTTGCGATTCGTAATAATGAGGATGCGATATCAATGCTTCGTACAGCGGAAGCTGCTCTTCAAACGGTTACGAATATTTTGCAGCGTATGCGTGATTTAGCCGTTCAATCTGCGAATGGTACAAATTCTAATAAAAACCGTGATGCGCTGAATAAAGAGTTTCAATCTTTAACAGAACAAATTGGCTATATCGGTGAGACAACTGAGTTTAATGATTTATCTGTATTTGACGGACAAAACCGTCCTATTACATTAGATGATATCGGTCATACAGTAGATATCACGAAATATATTCCCCCTTCCCCTACACAACATGACATCAAGATTTCAGCAGAACAAGAAGCAAGAGTGGCGATTCGTAAAATTGAAGAGGCTTTACAAAATGTATCACTTCACCGTGCTGATCTGGGTGCAATGATAAATCGTCTGCAATTTAATATGGAAAATTTAAATAGTCAAAGTACAGCGTTAACAGATGCTGCTTCTCGAATTGAAGATGCGGATATGGCGCAGGAGATGAGTGATTTTTTAAAGTTTAAATTATTAACCGAAGTTGCGCTTAGTATGGTTTCGCAGGCTAATCAAATTCCACAAATGGTCTCTAAGTTATTACAATCTTAAATATAACCTTTAAAACCATTGAAATAACTCTACATAAAATAAAAAGCGGGATACATACGTGCTATGTATCCCACTTTTCTATCAATCTATCCTTTATAAATAAGATCCTCCGCTAAAGAAGTAAACATCTCCCCAACAAACGAATCTTCGTCATATACACATGAACCATTATTTTCTTCCCGCTTCGCAAACGGTATTTGAGCGATTACTTCTGTTTGCAGTTGTTCTGCTAACATTTCGCCGCCACCTTTTCCAAAAAGATAGTTTCTTGAGCCATCTTGTTCTTCGTAATATGCCATGTTTTCAATGATACCTAAAATGTCGTGTTTCGTATGTTTTGCCATTACGCCTACTCTAGAAGCGACAAATGATGCTACGTTATGAGGCGTTGTAACGATAATTTCCTTCGCTTGCGGAATCATTGCAGCGACATCTATCGCAACGTCTCCTGTTCCAGGTGGTAAATCTAGAAGAAGATAGTCTAATTCTCCCCAGTGCGTGTTCGCAAGGAAGTTTTGAATCCATTTGTTTAACATCGGTCCGCGCCACATTACTGGGTTATTCCCATCTGTAAAGAATCCCATCGACATAATTTTAACACCATGACTAACGACTGGAATTGCGGTTTGATCGATCATTGTTGGCTTTTCATTCGTTTCCATCATAGCTGGAATACTGAACCCATATATATCTGCATCTAAAATCCCAACCTTTTTCCCCATACGTGCTAAAGCAGTAGCAAGGTTAATTGTCACAGTTGATTTTCCGACCCCTCCCTTTCCGCTCGTTACAGTAATAAAACGTACACCAGAATCATGTCGAAGCATACTAGGCATTCCTGTTTCTGTTCTAGCTTCTTTCTTTAAAGACTCCGTTAATGCCGCTCGTTCTTCTGGTGTCATCGAACCGAATGTTAAAGAAACTTTTGATGCTCCAATGTTTCGAAGAGAGTCTTCAATATCTTGTTGAATTTTCGCCTTTAACGGACAACCTTGAATTGTTAAAACTACTTCTAGCCCAACCTCTGTACCATCAATTTGTATATTTCTTACCATATTTAATTCCACAATACTTTTGTGTAACTCTGGATCTTCTACATGGCTTAAAGCGTTCATAATCTGTTCGTGAGTAATCATCATACACATTCCTTCCATTGTAATTATTTTACCTTGTGAAAAAAATCTCCGCTTTTCCCACCCGTTTTTTGTACTAAATATGTTTCTTTCATAACCATCGTTTTATCAACAGCTTTACACATATCGTAAAAAGTAAGGGCGGCGATTGATACAGCAGTTAATGCTTCCATTTCCACGCCTGTTTTCCCACTGCATTTTACTGTCGCTCGTATGATTAATTCATAGCCATCAGTTTTCTTTTCATAATGAAACGTAAAGTCTGTTCCTTGGATTAATATCGGGTGGCACATCGGGATTATATCCGCTGTTTTTTTAGCACCTATTATGCCAGCAACTTGTGCTACTTGGAGCGGATCACCTTTTTTCAACCCACCACTTTGAATTGCTTCAAATAGTTCATTTGATAAAGAAATTGTACTTTGCGCAACAGCTGTGCGTGTTGAAATATCCTTTTGAGAAATATCAACCATTTTAGCTCTTCCTTCTTCGTTCCAGTGCGAAAATTCACTCATAATGATCCTCCTTAATGTATAAAAGATGCGGTATTCAAATAAGAAGAATTACCCCCCACTTACGGGCGGGATAAATGCAACAGTATCTCCAGCTTTTACAATATCTTCGTCCGTTACAAATTCTTCATTAATCGCAACCATCACTTTATCTAGCGTCTGTAATTGATACTTATCTTCCAGCCATTTTTTTAATTGTTGAACATTCATCTCTCGTTTTTCTATTATCACTAACTTCTCTGAACCGACTTCTTCTCGTAAGTTTGCGAACAGTAAAATTGTAATCATTTTCTCAGTCTTCTTTCTTTGGTTTTCCTTCTGGATAGGGCGTATTTTCAAGTTGATCTCCAATCCACTCCGTTCCATCTTCCCAAAATTCTTTTTTCCAAATTGGGACGATTCTCTTTATACGTTCAATTGCGTATTCATTCGCATCGTACGCTACTTTACGATGCGGCGAAGATACTGCAATGACAACGGCAATATCCATTATTTCTAGTCGGCCTACTCGGTGCGTGATTGCTATTTTTGCATCCGGCCATTTTTTCTTAATTTCTTCTCCGATTTCAGTAAGCTTTTTTACTGCCATCGGTTTATAAGCTTCATACTCAAGATGTAACGTTCGTTTTCCTTTCGTTAATTCTCTTACCGTTCCAATAAAAGTTGTAATGGCCCCTGCTTCTCGTCTTGCTACTTTATTCGTTACTTCTTCCACTACAATCGAAGTATCGACAATTTCAAATCGAGCTTGTCCCATCAAAATCCCTCCCTACTTTACGGAATGCCCACGGCCACTTACTACCTTCGTTATCTTCTAAT
Proteins encoded:
- a CDS encoding flagellar motor switch protein FliN, whose amino-acid sequence is MKLQDDIPLTIYFEIGNTKKKIEDLLHITKGTLYRLENSTKNTVRLMLENEEIGTGKILTKNGKMYVEIVELKR
- a CDS encoding transglycosylase SLT domain-containing protein, coding for MVVGNIVKEVLAYKKGQIQQKLSSPQAFVSSRFQDQLQSEPAKETKVAKEPVKIEDMSQPVQSTKIETVVNKPEEPINKVEEAAKPGEKSETKKVDEVQVAQKEFERRFSETKNEPTDTWGLTNKYNIQKIRSSNKGKYEDIIDRVSNTYGIPKTLIQKMIEVESNFNPKTVSHAGAMGLMQLMPANVKEMGIKNPFSPAESIEGGVKELSGYLKKNNGDLVLALASYNAGPGNVRKYGGVPPFKETQGYIKKILNIDVSK
- a CDS encoding flagellin; the encoded protein is MRINTNINSMRTQEYMRQNQAKMSNAMDRLSSGKRINNASDDAAGLAIATRMRSRESGLNVAANNTQDGISLIRTADSALGSVSNILLRMRDLANQSANGTNTSDNQAAMQKEFAELQKQITYISENTQFNDKNLLQSNSSIKIQTLDSSDGNQQIGIDLKSASLKSLGIEELAIGASANPLAKATVEASEAYDKAKADTAAFKTSIDTLANGAPGAEKDAALLVKAYIEAAPADKANKKVDMDAVDAAKKLGAQFDTLEAAENGKKAELTMATAKSAADTTATGLVNAYDDAKRLAMANTKAEAYLEAKMAYEKDTSNVANKQKLDTTKEAMEKDPASKDLVVKLDAAKAAATNGTPLDAVSKIDAALKTVADNRATLGATLNRLDFNVNNLKSQSASMASAASQIEDADMAKEMSEMTKFKILNEAGISMLSQANQTPQMVSKLLQ
- a CDS encoding flagellin translates to MRIGTNVLSLNARQSLYENEKRMNVAMERLATGKKLNNASGNPANIAIVTRMHARASGMRVAIRNNEDAISMLRTAEAALQTVTNILQRMRDLAVQSANGTNSNKNRDALNKEFQSLTEQIGYIGETTEFNDLSVFDGQNRPITLDDIGHTVDITKYIPPSPTQHDIKISAEQEARVAIRKIEEALQNVSLHRADLGAMINRLQFNMENLNSQSTALTDAASRIEDADMAQEMSDFLKFKLLTEVALSMVSQANQIPQMVSKLLQS
- a CDS encoding P-loop NTPase — its product is MMITHEQIMNALSHVEDPELHKSIVELNMVRNIQIDGTEVGLEVVLTIQGCPLKAKIQQDIEDSLRNIGASKVSLTFGSMTPEERAALTESLKKEARTETGMPSMLRHDSGVRFITVTSGKGGVGKSTVTINLATALARMGKKVGILDADIYGFSIPAMMETNEKPTMIDQTAIPVVSHGVKIMSMGFFTDGNNPVMWRGPMLNKWIQNFLANTHWGELDYLLLDLPPGTGDVAIDVAAMIPQAKEIIVTTPHNVASFVASRVGVMAKHTKHDILGIIENMAYYEEQDGSRNYLFGKGGGEMLAEQLQTEVIAQIPFAKREENNGSCVYDEDSFVGEMFTSLAEDLIYKG
- the moaC gene encoding cyclic pyranopterin monophosphate synthase MoaC, which gives rise to MSEFSHWNEEGRAKMVDISQKDISTRTAVAQSTISLSNELFEAIQSGGLKKGDPLQVAQVAGIIGAKKTADIIPMCHPILIQGTDFTFHYEKKTDGYELIIRATVKCSGKTGVEMEALTAVSIAALTFYDMCKAVDKTMVMKETYLVQKTGGKSGDFFHKVK
- the moaD gene encoding molybdopterin converting factor subunit 1, translated to MITILLFANLREEVGSEKLVIIEKREMNVQQLKKWLEDKYQLQTLDKVMVAINEEFVTDEDIVKAGDTVAFIPPVSGG
- a CDS encoding molybdenum cofactor biosynthesis protein MoaE; this translates as MGQARFEIVDTSIVVEEVTNKVARREAGAITTFIGTVRELTKGKRTLHLEYEAYKPMAVKKLTEIGEEIKKKWPDAKIAITHRVGRLEIMDIAVVIAVSSPHRKVAYDANEYAIERIKRIVPIWKKEFWEDGTEWIGDQLENTPYPEGKPKKED